A part of Aquibium oceanicum genomic DNA contains:
- a CDS encoding Gfo/Idh/MocA family protein produces the protein MTEPLRFAAIGLDHRHIYHMVGELLAEGAVCAGFCPETSDPRVLEGFRERFPDLAPVERERLFDDPSVNIVLSAAIPRDRPGIATRAMRAGKDVMVDKPGATTLDQVEAIGKVAAETGRIFSICFSERFIVRACEAATRLVEAGEIGRVVQTVGLGPHRLNRPIRPGWFFEHAAHGGILVDIASHQIDQFLFFTGAEDATIVSSAVANHNLPDVPDFEDYGEILLRSKDASGFIRVDWFTPDGLDAWGDGRLFLLGTEGYIELRKYIDIAGRKGADHLFLSNGKGTGHIDASGEPLTYFRRFLDDVRERTATAMPEGHALTVTRLAIQAQAAASTVG, from the coding sequence ATGACCGAACCGCTCCGTTTCGCCGCGATCGGCCTCGACCATCGCCACATCTACCACATGGTCGGCGAACTCCTCGCCGAGGGCGCTGTCTGCGCCGGCTTCTGCCCCGAGACCAGCGATCCGCGCGTGCTGGAAGGCTTTCGCGAGCGTTTTCCCGACCTCGCGCCCGTCGAGCGCGAGCGGCTGTTCGACGATCCGTCAGTGAATATCGTGCTCAGCGCCGCGATCCCGCGCGACCGGCCGGGTATTGCCACCCGGGCGATGCGGGCAGGCAAGGACGTCATGGTCGACAAGCCGGGCGCCACGACCCTCGATCAGGTCGAGGCGATCGGCAAGGTCGCGGCGGAGACCGGGCGCATCTTCTCGATATGCTTTTCCGAGCGCTTCATCGTGCGGGCCTGCGAAGCGGCGACCCGGCTGGTCGAGGCCGGCGAGATCGGCCGCGTCGTACAGACGGTCGGGCTTGGTCCGCACCGGCTCAACCGCCCGATCCGGCCCGGCTGGTTCTTCGAGCACGCCGCCCATGGCGGCATCCTCGTCGACATCGCCTCGCACCAGATCGACCAGTTCCTGTTCTTCACCGGCGCCGAAGATGCGACGATCGTCTCCAGCGCGGTCGCCAACCACAATCTGCCGGACGTTCCGGACTTCGAGGACTACGGGGAGATACTGCTGCGTTCGAAGGACGCTTCCGGATTCATTCGGGTGGACTGGTTCACGCCCGACGGGCTGGACGCCTGGGGCGACGGCCGTCTCTTCCTGCTCGGCACCGAAGGCTACATCGAGCTTCGGAAATACATCGACATCGCCGGCCGCAAAGGCGCCGACCATCTCTTCCTGTCGAACGGCAAGGGAACGGGCCACATCGATGCAAGCGGAGAACCGCTGACCTACTTCCGTAGATTCCTCGACGACGTCCGCGAGCGGACGGCGACGGCGATGCCCGAAGGCCACGCGCTGACGGTCACCCGCCTTGCAATCCAGGCACAGGCAGCCGCATCCACGGTCGGATAG
- a CDS encoding CaiB/BaiF CoA transferase family protein — protein sequence MLPLDGLLVVAIEQAVAAPTCTLRLADAGARVIKIEKAEGETARHYDKAVHGTSAYFAWLNRGKESAVLDIKDEADRALVEKMVARADVFIQNLAPGAAQRLGLGAADVVSRHPRLIAVDIVGYRQDSSARNMRAYDMLIQAESGVCSVTGTPGTPVKVGVSIADVMTGMNAHAAILEALVERSITGKGKAIEIAMFDTMADMMSVPLLHHDYGGKATPRSGLEHAAIYPYCAVTCADGEIVIVVQNPGEWRRLCTGVLERPDLIDDPLYRDNPSRVENRKALGEIMAGIFGAMTRAEAIAKLEANKLAWSNVSTVEDLSGHAALRRTTLETPGGSFDGVASPVRREIKGGPVPALGAHTESLRREFGSSGE from the coding sequence ATGCTGCCTCTGGATGGACTCCTGGTCGTCGCCATCGAACAGGCGGTCGCGGCGCCTACCTGCACGCTGCGGCTCGCCGACGCCGGAGCGCGCGTCATCAAGATCGAGAAGGCCGAGGGCGAGACGGCCCGGCACTACGACAAGGCCGTGCACGGCACCAGCGCCTATTTCGCCTGGCTGAACCGCGGCAAGGAGAGCGCGGTCCTCGACATCAAGGACGAGGCCGACCGCGCCTTGGTCGAGAAGATGGTGGCCAGAGCCGACGTCTTCATCCAGAATCTCGCGCCGGGTGCGGCGCAGCGGCTCGGGCTCGGCGCGGCGGACGTCGTCTCGCGCCATCCGCGCCTGATCGCAGTCGACATCGTCGGCTACCGGCAGGACAGCTCCGCCCGGAACATGCGCGCCTACGACATGCTGATCCAGGCCGAGAGCGGCGTGTGCTCGGTCACCGGCACGCCCGGCACACCGGTGAAGGTCGGGGTCTCCATCGCCGACGTCATGACCGGCATGAACGCGCATGCGGCTATCCTGGAAGCGCTAGTCGAGCGGTCGATCACCGGCAAGGGCAAGGCAATCGAGATCGCCATGTTCGACACCATGGCCGATATGATGAGCGTGCCGCTGCTCCACCACGACTACGGCGGCAAGGCGACGCCCCGGAGCGGGCTGGAGCATGCCGCGATCTATCCCTATTGCGCGGTGACATGCGCCGACGGCGAGATCGTCATCGTGGTGCAGAACCCCGGCGAGTGGCGCCGGCTGTGCACGGGGGTGCTGGAACGGCCGGACCTGATCGACGACCCGCTCTACCGCGACAACCCGAGCCGCGTCGAAAACCGCAAGGCGCTTGGCGAGATCATGGCCGGCATATTCGGCGCCATGACGCGCGCCGAGGCGATCGCGAAGCTCGAAGCCAACAAACTCGCATGGTCGAACGTTTCGACCGTGGAGGACCTTTCGGGCCATGCGGCGCTGCGGCGGACCACGCTGGAAACGCCCGGCGGATCCTTCGATGGCGTCGCCTCCCCCGTGCGGCGCGAGATCAAGGGCGGTCCCGTTCCGGCGCTCGGTGCGCACACGGAAAGCCTGCGGCGGGAGTTCGGAAGTTCGGGAGAGTGA
- a CDS encoding M24 family metallopeptidase, with translation MSHPATERLSRLRQAMVSEGADLVALAPGSHMDWLLGFHPHPDERPCLLLVGPEREAFLMPVLNAEGTRESTAIAFHTWSDDQGPVAGLAAALEDVGALAAKSVVLDETMRADFALLLLDALPNAGHAFTERTLGRLRMRKDEGEYRKIKMNAGIADRAMQTAFGSIRAGMTEKELAQVIRDRFAAEGASPAFWIVGGGPNGAFPHHQTGERQLQEGDAIVIDIGGRKDGFPSDITRMAVVGEPPEGYGQVHTIVEKAVQAALAAARPGVTAKEVDAAARKVIADAGYGEYFVHRTGHGLGIDGHEPPYITATSETVLEEGMVFSIEPGIYIPGRFGIRLEEIVILRADGPEIFSDLPRDLFVAGT, from the coding sequence ATGAGCCATCCCGCCACCGAACGCCTTTCGCGCCTGCGCCAAGCCATGGTCTCCGAGGGGGCCGACCTCGTCGCCCTCGCACCGGGCTCGCACATGGACTGGCTTCTCGGCTTCCATCCGCATCCCGACGAGCGCCCCTGCCTCTTGTTGGTCGGCCCGGAACGCGAGGCTTTCCTCATGCCGGTGCTCAACGCCGAAGGGACGCGCGAATCGACCGCCATCGCCTTCCACACCTGGAGCGACGATCAGGGGCCTGTCGCCGGGCTCGCCGCCGCGCTCGAGGATGTCGGCGCATTGGCCGCGAAGTCGGTGGTGCTTGACGAAACGATGCGCGCCGACTTCGCGCTCCTGCTCCTCGACGCGCTGCCGAACGCCGGCCACGCCTTCACCGAGCGCACGCTCGGGCGCCTGCGTATGCGCAAGGACGAGGGCGAATACCGCAAGATCAAGATGAATGCCGGGATCGCCGATCGCGCCATGCAGACGGCCTTCGGTTCGATCAGGGCCGGCATGACGGAGAAGGAACTGGCGCAGGTGATCCGCGACCGCTTCGCGGCCGAAGGCGCCTCGCCCGCTTTCTGGATCGTGGGGGGCGGGCCAAACGGCGCATTCCCCCACCACCAGACCGGAGAACGGCAATTGCAGGAAGGCGACGCCATCGTGATCGACATCGGCGGGCGCAAGGACGGCTTTCCGAGCGACATTACCCGCATGGCCGTCGTCGGCGAGCCGCCTGAGGGCTACGGTCAGGTGCATACCATTGTGGAGAAGGCCGTCCAGGCCGCGCTCGCGGCGGCGCGTCCGGGCGTCACGGCGAAGGAGGTCGATGCAGCGGCGCGAAAGGTGATCGCGGATGCCGGCTATGGCGAGTACTTCGTGCACCGGACCGGCCACGGCCTGGGGATCGACGGCCATGAGCCGCCCTACATCACCGCCACCTCCGAAACGGTGCTGGAGGAGGGAATGGTCTTCTCCATCGAGCCCGGCATCTACATCCCCGGCCGCTTCGGAATCCGGCTCGAAGAGATCGTCATCCTGCGCGCCGACGGCCCCGAGATTTTCTCAGATCTGCCGCGCGACCTGTTCGTCGCCGGGACCTAA
- a CDS encoding acyl-CoA dehydrogenase family protein — translation MTIKDLPQGDEIAQIRQSVRKLCDSFAPDYWRKLDRENAYPSDFVSALSEAGYLSVLIPEEYGGSGLPLSAAAAILEEVQRAGANGAACHAQMYIMGALLRHGSEAQKQEYLPRIASGELRLQAFGVTEPTSGTDTTSIKTFARREGDTYVVNGQKVWTSRAEHSDLMLLLARTTAKEDAAKRTDGMSVFIVDMREALKSGMTIKPIRTMMNHSTTEVFFDNVRVQAENLIGEEGKGFRYILSGMNAERILIAAECIGDAKWFIEKASAYASERSVFGRPIGQNQGVQFPIARAYAQMRAAELMVQQAAQLFESGQDCGEQANMAKMLAAEASWAAAEACVQTHGGFGFAEEYDIERKFRETRLYQVAPISTNLILSYLSEHVLGMPRSY, via the coding sequence ATGACGATCAAGGATCTTCCGCAGGGCGACGAGATCGCCCAGATCAGGCAGAGCGTACGCAAGCTGTGCGACAGTTTCGCGCCCGACTACTGGCGCAAGCTCGACCGCGAAAACGCCTACCCGAGCGACTTCGTGAGCGCGCTGTCGGAGGCCGGATATCTCTCCGTGCTCATCCCCGAGGAGTATGGCGGCTCCGGCCTGCCGCTTTCGGCCGCCGCGGCGATCCTTGAGGAAGTCCAGCGCGCCGGGGCGAACGGCGCGGCCTGCCATGCGCAGATGTACATCATGGGCGCGCTGCTGCGGCACGGCAGCGAAGCGCAGAAGCAGGAATACCTGCCGCGCATCGCATCCGGCGAACTACGCCTCCAGGCCTTCGGGGTGACCGAGCCGACCAGCGGGACCGACACCACCTCGATCAAGACCTTCGCCAGGCGCGAGGGCGACACCTATGTGGTCAACGGCCAGAAGGTCTGGACTTCGCGCGCCGAGCATTCCGACCTGATGCTGCTTCTCGCCCGCACCACCGCCAAGGAAGACGCAGCCAAGCGCACCGACGGCATGTCGGTGTTCATCGTCGACATGCGCGAGGCGTTGAAATCGGGCATGACGATCAAGCCGATCCGCACGATGATGAACCACTCCACCACCGAGGTCTTTTTCGACAACGTGCGCGTGCAGGCCGAGAACCTGATCGGCGAGGAAGGCAAGGGGTTCCGCTACATTCTCTCCGGCATGAACGCCGAGCGCATCCTCATCGCGGCCGAATGCATCGGCGACGCCAAGTGGTTCATCGAGAAGGCCTCGGCTTATGCGAGCGAACGTTCGGTGTTCGGCCGTCCGATCGGGCAGAACCAGGGTGTGCAGTTTCCCATCGCGCGCGCCTATGCGCAGATGCGCGCGGCGGAACTGATGGTGCAGCAGGCAGCACAGCTGTTCGAGAGCGGGCAGGATTGCGGAGAGCAGGCCAACATGGCCAAGATGCTAGCGGCCGAAGCCTCCTGGGCGGCGGCGGAGGCCTGCGTGCAGACCCATGGCGGGTTCGGTTTCGCGGAGGAATACGACATCGAACGCAAGTTCCGCGAGACGCGTCTCTACCAGGTGGCGCCGATCTCCACCAACCTGATCCTGAGCTACCTTTCCGAGCACGTGCTCGGAATGCCGCGCTCCTACTGA
- a CDS encoding MmgE/PrpD family protein — protein MSDEKNGHPGAELATFAATLRYEDIPADVVDRAVDLFVDWVGSALAGKGVRPVEIMAGFGRSMGPGSGPCEILIDRSTSSPIFAALVNGASSHVAEQDDVHNGSVFHPAAVVFPAALALAQANRASGREFITAAVAGYEVGIRVGEFLGRSHYKIFHTTGTAGTVAAAAAAGRLLGLSPEAMLDAFGSAGTQAAGLWEFLRDGADSKPLHTGKAAANGLTAACLAKDGFTGAKQILEGLQGMAAGMSSDADPARLTDGLGSRWALAETSFKFHASCRHTHPAADALLKAIQENGLAMSDIANVTARVHQGAIDVLGPVVRPSSVHQAKFSMGTTLGLIAAFGRAGMNEFDQAYARQDVAAFRDCVTMELDAEVDTAYPARWIGKVSVKTVDGRHVEARVDEPKGDPGNTLSREEIETKVRGLAAFAGAAAPAELDALLPRLWAIGEDEAVGTLMPAGEEARAGMAAER, from the coding sequence ATGAGCGACGAGAAGAACGGACATCCCGGCGCGGAACTCGCCACGTTCGCCGCGACGCTGCGCTATGAAGACATCCCCGCCGATGTCGTGGACCGCGCTGTCGATCTGTTCGTCGACTGGGTCGGCTCGGCGCTCGCCGGCAAAGGTGTGCGCCCTGTCGAGATCATGGCGGGTTTCGGCCGGTCCATGGGACCCGGCAGCGGGCCTTGCGAGATCCTGATCGATCGCTCGACCTCCTCTCCGATCTTCGCCGCGCTCGTGAACGGGGCTTCCTCGCACGTGGCGGAGCAGGACGACGTCCACAACGGCTCGGTATTTCATCCTGCGGCCGTGGTGTTCCCCGCCGCGCTGGCGCTGGCGCAGGCGAACCGCGCATCGGGGCGTGAATTCATCACGGCGGCCGTCGCCGGCTACGAAGTGGGAATCCGGGTCGGCGAGTTCCTCGGCCGTTCGCACTACAAGATCTTCCATACCACCGGCACCGCCGGTACCGTCGCCGCTGCCGCGGCTGCGGGGCGGCTGCTGGGCCTCTCCCCCGAGGCCATGCTCGATGCCTTCGGCTCGGCGGGAACGCAGGCCGCGGGCCTGTGGGAATTCCTGCGCGACGGCGCGGATTCCAAGCCGCTCCACACCGGAAAGGCCGCCGCCAACGGGCTGACCGCCGCATGCCTGGCGAAGGACGGGTTCACCGGCGCGAAGCAGATCCTGGAGGGTCTCCAAGGCATGGCGGCCGGCATGTCGAGCGATGCCGATCCGGCCCGCCTGACCGACGGGCTCGGCAGCCGCTGGGCATTGGCCGAGACATCATTCAAGTTCCACGCCTCCTGCCGGCATACCCATCCGGCGGCGGATGCGCTCTTGAAGGCGATACAGGAGAACGGGTTGGCGATGTCCGACATCGCCAACGTCACCGCGCGCGTGCACCAGGGCGCCATCGACGTGCTCGGACCTGTCGTGCGGCCTTCGAGCGTCCACCAGGCGAAGTTCTCCATGGGAACGACGCTCGGCCTTATCGCCGCCTTCGGGCGCGCCGGCATGAACGAGTTCGACCAGGCCTATGCTCGCCAGGACGTGGCGGCCTTCCGCGACTGCGTGACCATGGAATTGGACGCAGAAGTGGACACGGCCTATCCGGCCCGGTGGATCGGAAAGGTGTCGGTGAAGACGGTGGACGGACGGCATGTCGAGGCCCGGGTGGACGAACCTAAGGGTGACCCCGGCAACACGCTCAGCCGCGAGGAGATCGAGACCAAGGTGCGCGGGCTGGCGGCATTTGCGGGCGCGGCGGCACCGGCCGAACTGGACGCGCTACTACCGCGGCTCTGGGCCATCGGGGAAGACGAGGCGGTCGGCACGTTGATGCCGGCTGGCGAAGAAGCACGCGCCGGCATGGCCGCGGAAAGATGA
- a CDS encoding Gfo/Idh/MocA family protein: protein MKTRIAIVGLGMAVTPHAKGLVDLADEVEVAHAFSPSAERREAFGERFSFPLCDSLDTILADDTVDAVAVFTPANTHRDIALQCAAAGKHVLMEKPLDITTARAVELVDGCRAAGVTLGVVLQHRFRPAGRKLAEILAAGDLGRIVGCSTVIRLWRPQGYYDEPGRGSFARDGGGVLISQGIHTLDLMLSLAGPIDEVVGYATTTPVHRMETEDMVCAAAKFENGALGTIDATTAAYPGFPERIEIACEKGTAALAGTSLVVQFQDGRRVEIAPDESAGGTGADPMAFPHDYHRSVMADFVEAIRTGREPKVTGEEALKVHRLIDALIKAGSSSGPVRVER, encoded by the coding sequence ATGAAGACACGCATCGCCATCGTTGGCCTAGGCATGGCCGTGACGCCGCACGCCAAGGGTCTCGTGGACCTTGCAGACGAGGTCGAGGTCGCACACGCCTTCAGCCCGAGCGCCGAGCGTCGGGAAGCCTTCGGCGAGCGGTTTTCCTTCCCGCTATGCGACAGCCTCGACACCATTCTCGCGGACGACACGGTCGATGCGGTCGCCGTCTTCACGCCGGCCAACACCCATCGTGACATCGCGCTGCAATGCGCCGCAGCGGGCAAGCACGTGCTGATGGAAAAGCCGCTCGACATCACCACCGCGCGCGCAGTCGAACTCGTCGACGGCTGCCGCGCCGCCGGCGTGACGCTCGGCGTCGTCCTGCAGCACCGCTTCCGCCCGGCCGGACGCAAGCTCGCGGAAATCCTCGCCGCGGGCGATCTCGGCCGCATCGTCGGCTGTTCCACCGTGATCCGCCTGTGGCGGCCACAGGGCTACTACGACGAGCCGGGCCGCGGCTCTTTCGCCCGCGACGGAGGCGGGGTGCTGATCTCGCAGGGGATCCACACGCTGGACCTGATGCTGAGCCTCGCCGGTCCGATCGACGAAGTGGTCGGCTATGCAACGACGACGCCCGTGCATCGCATGGAGACCGAGGACATGGTCTGCGCGGCGGCGAAGTTCGAGAACGGCGCCCTCGGCACAATCGACGCCACGACGGCGGCCTATCCGGGCTTTCCTGAACGCATCGAGATCGCCTGCGAGAAGGGCACGGCAGCGCTGGCGGGCACGTCGCTGGTCGTGCAGTTCCAGGACGGCAGGCGCGTCGAGATCGCGCCGGACGAGAGTGCCGGCGGCACCGGCGCCGACCCGATGGCCTTCCCGCACGACTACCATCGCTCGGTCATGGCGGATTTCGTCGAGGCTATCCGCACAGGCCGCGAGCCTAAGGTTACCGGCGAGGAAGCGCTCAAGGTCCACCGGCTGATAGACGCACTGATCAAGGCCGGCTCGAGCAGTGGACCAGTCAGGGTGGAACGATGA
- a CDS encoding aspartate/glutamate racemase family protein — MSENPLKIMYFSPVASDHAHDEIFADMARDNKLPGTEVHVTSLPASEGNFSHIEFRSYEAMVTRGIIRAARQAAREGFDGFVIGCFYDTALHDAREVSGEMIVTAPCQSSCEIASTLANRFGVIVGRRKWVHQMSATVREHGHEHRLSGFYHVELGVTEFQQDHAETERRLIEAGRKAVEEDFAEALILGCTMEVGFNRELGRQLGVPVIDPSIAALKRAEYAAILKRQCGLVPSRKWSCEAPPEHEMASIGGFDQGEAFGSRVVVAASGESTIRNAA; from the coding sequence ATGAGCGAGAACCCGCTGAAAATTATGTATTTCAGCCCGGTCGCGAGCGACCATGCGCATGACGAGATCTTTGCCGACATGGCGCGCGACAACAAGCTGCCGGGGACGGAGGTTCACGTCACTTCCCTGCCGGCGTCCGAGGGAAACTTCTCGCACATCGAATTCCGCTCCTACGAGGCGATGGTGACGCGCGGCATCATCCGCGCGGCAAGACAGGCGGCGCGGGAAGGCTTCGACGGCTTCGTGATCGGCTGCTTCTATGATACCGCCCTGCACGACGCCCGCGAAGTGTCGGGCGAGATGATCGTGACGGCACCATGCCAGTCCTCCTGCGAGATCGCCTCGACGCTTGCCAACCGCTTCGGCGTCATTGTGGGGCGGCGCAAATGGGTGCACCAGATGAGTGCGACGGTGCGCGAGCACGGCCACGAGCATCGACTGTCCGGCTTCTACCACGTCGAACTCGGCGTCACGGAATTCCAGCAGGACCATGCCGAAACAGAACGGCGGCTGATCGAGGCCGGGCGTAAGGCGGTCGAGGAGGATTTCGCCGAAGCGCTCATCCTCGGCTGCACCATGGAGGTCGGGTTCAACCGCGAACTCGGGCGTCAACTCGGCGTGCCGGTCATCGATCCCTCCATCGCAGCGCTGAAACGGGCCGAATACGCCGCGATCTTGAAACGCCAGTGCGGTCTGGTCCCGAGCCGGAAATGGTCCTGCGAGGCGCCGCCCGAGCACGAGATGGCTTCGATCGGCGGCTTCGACCAGGGCGAGGCCTTCGGTTCGCGTGTGGTGGTCGCCGCAAGCGGAGAAAGCACCATTCGCAACGCCGCCTGA
- a CDS encoding hydantoinase B/oxoprolinase family protein — MQHRHPGADPIDPITVSVIQSSLIAAADEMFAVLNKTAMSPIIYEVLDVGTGITDAQGELVSSGAGIPTFVGVLDKAVKRIIELHGPENIRDGDCFVTNDPYYGGVTHLNDVVIALPVFAQGELVAWTASIAHWNDIGGKTPGSMAVDVTEIFQEGLRLPAVRLFEKGELLRSVFDIITANSRLPDFVQGDLWAQVAASRKAETRIRQLVESYGADAYRAALADLFEEGERRGLAGLAELPEGTYEIDETQDDGAVWHAAITVSKERFIVDLTGNPRQREAPYNTSRDGAVISAQMIFKALTDPTLFANSGSFRALEVRTEPGTIFHATGNAPHGYYFETRIRLYDMLWRCMAKALPERLPAGHFGSICGTVIAGIHPDTGRRFTMVEPQMGGWGATAGRDGLDAMYSASHGETFNCPVEICETRYGIDVGFKRLRESGEGAGLHSGGKGLQTRYRLRAPATLSAGYSRAKQPVWGSNGGGDGGVNGLTVTRPEGSTDRLTFASGVQLKPGDEILIETANGGGWGADPRSRP, encoded by the coding sequence GTGCAGCATCGACATCCAGGGGCGGACCCCATCGACCCGATCACCGTCTCCGTCATCCAGTCGAGCCTGATCGCGGCGGCCGACGAGATGTTCGCCGTGCTCAACAAGACGGCGATGAGCCCGATCATCTACGAAGTGCTCGACGTTGGCACGGGCATCACCGATGCGCAGGGCGAACTGGTTTCGTCGGGAGCGGGCATACCGACTTTCGTCGGCGTGCTCGACAAGGCGGTGAAGCGGATCATCGAACTGCACGGGCCGGAGAACATTCGCGACGGGGACTGCTTCGTAACCAACGATCCCTATTACGGCGGGGTGACGCATCTCAACGACGTCGTCATCGCGCTGCCGGTGTTCGCACAGGGCGAACTCGTGGCATGGACGGCTTCGATCGCGCACTGGAACGATATTGGCGGCAAAACGCCGGGCTCGATGGCGGTCGACGTCACCGAGATCTTCCAGGAAGGTCTGCGGCTGCCGGCGGTGCGATTGTTCGAGAAAGGAGAGCTGCTGCGCTCCGTGTTCGACATCATCACCGCCAACTCGCGTCTGCCGGACTTTGTCCAGGGCGATCTGTGGGCGCAGGTTGCCGCCAGCCGCAAGGCCGAGACGCGGATCCGGCAACTCGTCGAGAGCTACGGGGCGGATGCCTATCGCGCCGCTCTGGCCGACCTGTTCGAAGAGGGCGAGCGCCGCGGGCTTGCTGGACTGGCCGAACTGCCCGAAGGCACCTACGAAATCGACGAAACGCAGGACGACGGCGCGGTCTGGCACGCCGCGATCACCGTTTCGAAGGAACGCTTCATAGTCGATCTCACCGGCAACCCAAGGCAGCGCGAAGCGCCCTACAACACCAGCCGGGACGGCGCGGTCATCTCCGCGCAGATGATCTTCAAGGCACTCACCGACCCGACACTTTTTGCCAATTCCGGCTCCTTCCGAGCACTGGAGGTCAGGACAGAACCGGGCACCATTTTCCATGCGACCGGCAACGCGCCGCACGGCTACTACTTCGAGACGCGCATCAGGCTCTACGACATGCTCTGGCGCTGCATGGCCAAGGCATTGCCCGAGCGACTGCCTGCCGGCCATTTCGGCTCGATCTGCGGGACCGTCATTGCAGGGATCCATCCCGACACCGGGCGACGCTTCACCATGGTCGAACCGCAGATGGGCGGCTGGGGCGCGACCGCCGGCCGAGACGGCCTGGACGCCATGTACTCCGCAAGTCACGGCGAGACCTTCAACTGTCCGGTCGAAATCTGCGAAACGCGCTACGGCATCGACGTGGGGTTTAAGCGCCTCCGCGAGAGCGGCGAAGGCGCCGGGCTGCATTCGGGCGGAAAGGGGTTGCAGACGCGCTACCGCCTGCGCGCTCCGGCGACGCTCTCCGCCGGCTACAGCCGCGCGAAGCAGCCGGTCTGGGGTTCGAACGGCGGCGGCGACGGCGGAGTGAACGGCCTCACCGTCACGCGCCCCGAGGGCAGCACCGATCGTCTCACCTTCGCCAGCGGAGTGCAGCTGAAACCGGGAGACGAAATCCTCATCGAAACGGCCAACGGCGGTGGCTGGGGAGCAGACCCTCGCTCGCGCCCGTAG
- a CDS encoding hydantoinase B/oxoprolinase family protein, producing the protein MNDRSNDPITLEIIQNSLQATADEMFAVMKKTAMSSIIYEVLDMGTGITDAKGALASSGAGIPAFIGVLDKAVKVITAKFDKPGDIQPGDVFATNDPYYGGVTHLNDIVVAMPVFAGDTIIAWTANIAHNSDVGGMAPGSLSGDATEIFQEGLRLPAIKIISKGEPIRSVMEIIKVNSRMPDVLEGDVWAAIASVRIGARRLVEIADKYGVATFQKAMESFMDFGEQVSRAELAKLPKGTFELSEEQDDGRIFNVKITISDDAFEVDLLDNPDQSNNPVNTSRDGVMVAAQMIFKSLTDPYSPANEGSFRPIRLLTLEGSVFHAREPAPIGFYYEIELRVYDIMWRCLAAHMPERLASGHFASVCGTFIGGIHPDTGRQYTIIEPQLGGWGASRGRDGNSAIFCGFHGETYNCPAEINEARNGLYVDRMELNVAPGGEGKYRGGRGIVMDYRVRADNGFLTAGYTRSKFPPWALDGGMEGSPNYVEVIRKDGEREKFSFVSGLTTHTDDVIRVVTGNGGGIGNPKERDPKAVADDIRNGLITPERAREVYGYDR; encoded by the coding sequence GAAGGGCGCGCTCGCCTCGTCCGGGGCCGGCATACCTGCCTTCATCGGTGTTCTCGACAAGGCGGTTAAGGTGATCACCGCCAAGTTCGACAAACCGGGCGACATCCAGCCGGGCGACGTCTTCGCCACCAACGATCCCTACTACGGCGGCGTGACCCATCTGAACGACATCGTCGTGGCTATGCCGGTCTTCGCCGGCGACACCATCATTGCCTGGACGGCCAACATCGCTCACAATTCCGACGTCGGCGGTATGGCGCCGGGTTCGCTGTCCGGCGATGCGACGGAGATCTTCCAGGAAGGCCTGCGGCTGCCTGCGATCAAGATCATTTCCAAAGGCGAGCCGATCCGTTCCGTGATGGAGATCATCAAGGTCAATTCGCGCATGCCCGACGTGCTCGAAGGCGACGTCTGGGCGGCGATCGCCTCGGTGCGCATCGGTGCCAGGCGCCTGGTCGAAATCGCCGACAAGTACGGCGTCGCCACCTTTCAGAAAGCCATGGAGTCTTTCATGGATTTCGGAGAGCAGGTTTCCCGCGCCGAACTCGCGAAGCTGCCGAAGGGCACGTTCGAGCTTTCCGAGGAACAGGACGACGGGCGCATCTTCAACGTGAAGATCACCATTTCCGACGATGCGTTCGAGGTGGACCTGCTTGATAATCCCGACCAGTCGAACAACCCCGTCAACACCAGTCGCGACGGCGTGATGGTCGCCGCCCAGATGATCTTCAAGTCGCTGACCGATCCCTATTCTCCGGCAAACGAGGGTTCGTTCCGGCCGATCCGGCTGCTGACGCTAGAAGGCTCGGTGTTTCACGCCCGCGAACCGGCGCCGATCGGCTTCTATTACGAGATCGAGCTCAGGGTGTACGACATCATGTGGCGGTGCCTTGCCGCGCATATGCCCGAGCGACTGGCATCGGGCCATTTCGCCAGTGTCTGCGGCACCTTCATCGGCGGCATCCATCCCGATACCGGCAGGCAGTACACGATCATCGAGCCGCAGCTCGGCGGCTGGGGCGCAAGCCGCGGGCGCGACGGAAACTCGGCGATCTTCTGCGGCTTCCACGGCGAGACGTACAACTGTCCGGCCGAGATCAACGAGGCGCGTAACGGGCTCTATGTCGACCGTATGGAGCTCAACGTGGCGCCCGGCGGCGAGGGCAAGTACCGCGGTGGCCGCGGTATCGTCATGGATTACCGCGTCCGTGCCGACAACGGCTTCCTCACCGCCGGATACACGCGTTCGAAGTTCCCCCCCTGGGCGCTGGACGGCGGCATGGAAGGCTCGCCGAATTACGTGGAGGTAATCCGCAAGGACGGTGAGCGGGAGAAGTTCTCTTTCGTCTCGGGCCTGACGACCCACACCGACGACGTCATCCGTGTGGTGACCGGCAACGGCGGTGGCATCGGGAACCCGAAGGAGCGTGATCCGAAAGCCGTCGCCGACGACATCCGCAACGGCCTGATCACGCCGGAGCGCGCACGCGAGGTCTACGGCTACGATCGATGA